The Haladaptatus cibarius D43 genome window below encodes:
- a CDS encoding sodium:calcium antiporter: MLVEVAEYSILAVIATVAIWKASSWLEQSSKRLSAYYGLPAIVQGAIVVAIGSSFPELASVVISTWRHGTFDLGVSAIVGSAIFNLLVIPALSGIFSDGVKADRSVVYKEAQFYMIAVSVLIITFAMAVIYYPVADMRLGGTVTWQLALIPIAFYGVYVFTQYQDTQDHDAEDAPEDINPAREWLMLLASLILIAVAVEGLVEAALGFGELFNTPNFIWGLTVIAAGTSLPDTLVSVRAARESNGVTSLANVFGSNVFDLLVAVPAGVLIAGSADIDFAVTVPMMGFLTLATVVVFGFLRTELTLTKNESWGLLGVYGLFLVWMVFETAGVTNLVPGA; this comes from the coding sequence ATGCTCGTCGAAGTCGCAGAGTACTCCATCCTCGCTGTCATCGCTACGGTCGCCATCTGGAAGGCAAGCAGTTGGCTCGAACAGTCGAGCAAGCGATTATCGGCCTATTACGGCCTGCCCGCAATCGTGCAGGGTGCTATCGTCGTCGCAATCGGGTCGAGTTTCCCGGAATTGGCGAGCGTCGTCATCTCGACGTGGCGTCACGGAACGTTCGATTTGGGGGTGAGCGCCATCGTCGGGTCGGCAATCTTCAACCTGCTCGTCATTCCAGCACTGTCGGGCATCTTCTCGGACGGCGTGAAAGCCGACCGCTCGGTCGTCTACAAGGAGGCGCAGTTCTACATGATTGCCGTTTCGGTGCTCATCATCACCTTCGCAATGGCGGTCATCTACTACCCAGTCGCGGATATGCGACTCGGTGGGACAGTGACGTGGCAACTCGCGCTCATCCCGATTGCCTTCTACGGGGTCTACGTCTTCACGCAGTATCAGGACACCCAAGACCACGACGCCGAGGACGCGCCCGAGGATATCAATCCCGCCCGCGAATGGCTCATGCTGCTCGCCAGTCTGATTCTCATCGCCGTGGCAGTCGAAGGACTCGTTGAGGCCGCCCTCGGCTTCGGGGAACTGTTCAACACCCCGAACTTCATTTGGGGTTTGACGGTCATCGCCGCCGGAACCAGTCTCCCCGACACGCTGGTCAGCGTTCGTGCCGCCCGCGAAAGCAACGGCGTGACGAGTCTCGCAAACGTGTTCGGAAGCAACGTTTTCGACCTCCTCGTGGCGGTTCCGGCGGGCGTGCTCATCGCCGGTTCCGCAGACATCGACTTCGCGGTGACGGTGCCGATGATGGGCTTTCTCACCCTCGCAACCGTCGTCGTGTTCGGCTTCCTTCGAACGGAACTCACGCTCACAAAGAACGAATCGTGGGGCCTGCTCGGCGTCTACGGACTGTTTTTGGTCTGGATGGTCTTCGAAACCGCAGGCGTGACGAACCTTGTTCCGGGGGCGTGA
- a CDS encoding DNA replication complex subunit Gins51 — protein MNLDELRSVQSKERSKDSLQHLRESFYEDVGSYIGSLRDERERAAERADNPFDSSEVNRLTDEIQTAEDVVEAIYERRVGKVVKRASLSAAGIPADEEGLTNEEQELFSDLVERIESNKSTVLDVLSGEEPNQSDSSPTETMSSEPTGTEHANSTPTGAESAESRTAETSPGTESSKTETTGSEPNSASDDHRPSAEAAAIAGDSEDAASAGTASSTETPDGPESETSAEESEAAADDSEPSLSDERTTVRITRDIGEILGVDEREYDLATEDVVTLPAENAGPLIERDAAEKLE, from the coding sequence ATGAATCTCGACGAACTCCGCAGTGTCCAGAGCAAGGAGCGCTCGAAGGATAGCCTACAGCATCTGCGCGAATCCTTCTACGAGGACGTGGGGAGCTACATCGGGAGTTTGCGCGACGAACGCGAGCGAGCCGCGGAGCGAGCGGACAACCCGTTCGATTCGAGCGAAGTCAACCGACTGACCGACGAAATCCAGACAGCAGAGGATGTCGTCGAAGCGATATACGAACGACGCGTCGGCAAAGTCGTCAAGCGCGCGAGCCTCTCCGCCGCCGGGATTCCGGCGGACGAAGAGGGGCTGACGAACGAGGAACAGGAACTATTTTCCGACCTCGTGGAACGAATCGAATCCAACAAATCGACCGTCCTCGACGTGTTGTCCGGTGAGGAACCGAACCAGTCCGATAGCAGTCCGACCGAAACGATGAGTTCCGAGCCAACTGGAACGGAACACGCCAACTCCACTCCGACCGGAGCGGAGTCGGCCGAATCGCGGACGGCGGAGACAAGTCCGGGAACGGAATCATCGAAAACGGAAACGACCGGTTCCGAACCGAACTCCGCATCCGACGACCACCGACCGTCTGCGGAAGCGGCGGCAATCGCGGGTGATTCCGAGGACGCCGCTTCTGCCGGAACTGCGTCCTCGACCGAAACCCCGGACGGGCCGGAAAGCGAGACGAGTGCCGAGGAAAGCGAAGCGGCGGCGGACGACTCGGAACCGTCGCTCTCCGACGAACGAACTACGGTTCGAATCACCCGCGACATCGGCGAAATCCTCGGCGTGGACGAGCGCGAGTACGACCTCGCAACCGAAGACGTGGTGACGCTTCCCGCGGAAAACGCCGGGCCGCTTATCGAGCGCGACGCTGCCGAAAAGTTGGAGTAG
- the priS gene encoding DNA primase small subunit PriS: MEARTRAYLRGRFRDHYRTVKPELPPAADEREWGYIPWTSGTGTTMVRHNSLLDLGTLRGFLERERPRHVYFSTGQYRNPGAGTMDGKGWRSADLVFDLDADHLPGVTPETPYAEMLARGKEELVDLIDLLDRDFGFEDMTVVFSGGRGYHVHVRDEGVLELDREARREIVDYIRAADADFESLIQSEAVAGIGLKNPTQKRTLPTDSGWGGRVHDHLCSFVDELLAMDEENALERLQEFDGIGAGKAAGAYKAAKNNHAEIKRGNVDVHPAFYGLAKILAADVFESETAAVDEPVTTDTHRLIRLPGSLHGGSSLEVTRIPHDELADFDPLRDAVPETFTRHDVTIELDETAQVELAGESFRLPAGDVSTPEYVANFLMARGRAEKGKE; encoded by the coding sequence ATGGAAGCGCGGACGCGAGCGTATCTTCGGGGACGGTTCCGCGACCACTACCGGACGGTAAAACCGGAACTCCCGCCCGCCGCGGACGAGCGCGAGTGGGGCTACATTCCGTGGACGTCCGGGACGGGAACGACGATGGTTCGCCACAACTCGCTGCTCGACCTCGGAACCCTTCGCGGGTTCCTCGAACGCGAGCGTCCGCGCCACGTGTATTTCTCCACCGGACAGTACAGAAATCCCGGTGCGGGAACGATGGACGGGAAGGGCTGGCGAAGCGCAGACCTCGTGTTCGATTTGGACGCAGACCACCTGCCCGGCGTCACTCCCGAGACACCCTACGCCGAGATGCTGGCGCGAGGGAAAGAGGAACTAGTAGACTTGATCGATTTGCTCGACCGGGATTTCGGCTTCGAGGATATGACGGTCGTCTTTTCAGGTGGTCGAGGCTACCACGTTCACGTTCGGGACGAGGGCGTTCTCGAATTAGACCGCGAGGCACGCCGCGAAATCGTAGACTACATTCGGGCGGCGGACGCGGATTTCGAGTCGCTCATCCAATCCGAAGCGGTCGCCGGAATCGGCCTCAAAAATCCGACGCAAAAGCGCACGCTTCCGACCGACAGCGGGTGGGGCGGGCGGGTTCACGACCACCTCTGTTCGTTCGTGGACGAACTGCTGGCGATGGACGAGGAGAACGCGCTCGAACGCCTCCAAGAGTTCGACGGCATCGGCGCGGGGAAGGCGGCGGGCGCGTACAAAGCCGCGAAAAACAACCACGCGGAAATCAAGCGCGGCAACGTGGACGTACATCCGGCGTTTTACGGTTTAGCGAAGATTCTCGCAGCGGACGTGTTCGAATCCGAAACCGCCGCGGTGGACGAACCCGTGACGACGGACACGCATCGACTCATCCGCCTTCCCGGCAGTCTCCACGGCGGAAGCAGTTTGGAAGTCACACGGATTCCGCACGACGAACTGGCCGACTTCGACCCGCTTCGGGATGCGGTTCCCGAGACGTTCACGCGACACGACGTGACGATTGAACTGGACGAAACAGCACAGGTCGAACTCGCTGGCGAAAGCTTTAGGCTTCCGGCGGGAGATGTATCAACTCCGGAATACGTGGCCAACTTTCTCATGGCCCGTGGCCGGGCAGAAAAAGGGAAAGAATGA
- a CDS encoding GNAT family N-acetyltransferase → MSVNIDTRVVSPGDNRYVEEAWQLKEKIRQSEDVLKQRRGFFTDAYRRSTVYCYLTDGEGGEQIVGFAAVRRDGYILFLAVNPDFRGEGFGQRLVARVAKNHATVTCHARSTNQNALDFYRHLGFSVERRIDNYYEDGGDAFYLRLGEEESITKRLSDFMRG, encoded by the coding sequence GTGAGTGTAAACATTGACACGCGCGTCGTCTCGCCGGGCGACAACCGCTACGTCGAGGAGGCGTGGCAGTTGAAGGAGAAAATCCGGCAGAGCGAGGACGTGCTGAAACAACGGCGAGGGTTCTTTACCGACGCATACCGCCGGTCGACCGTCTACTGCTACCTCACCGACGGCGAGGGGGGCGAACAAATCGTTGGATTTGCGGCGGTGCGCCGGGACGGCTACATCCTCTTTCTCGCGGTCAATCCCGACTTCCGCGGCGAGGGCTTCGGCCAGCGATTGGTCGCACGGGTTGCGAAAAACCACGCGACCGTCACCTGCCACGCGCGGAGTACGAACCAGAACGCACTCGACTTCTACCGGCATCTCGGCTTTTCCGTCGAACGCCGAATCGACAACTATTACGAAGACGGCGGTGACGCGTTCTACCTCCGACTGGGCGAAGAAGAGAGCATCACGAAGCGTCTTTCTGACTTCATGCGCGGATAA
- a CDS encoding archease, whose protein sequence is MTYALREHTADVAVEATGKSLSAVFAAVADGLAAAMCDDIPDAGERFDIEVSAENREALLFDYLDELIYERDVRAVLPVENEASVHDANGEWTLAGSARGVPLSGLGAREIKAVTYSEMAIEETADGWRAYVVFDV, encoded by the coding sequence ATGACCTACGCGCTCCGCGAGCATACCGCCGACGTTGCGGTCGAAGCCACGGGAAAATCCCTTTCCGCCGTTTTCGCCGCCGTCGCCGACGGACTGGCCGCCGCGATGTGCGACGACATACCCGATGCAGGCGAGCGATTCGACATCGAAGTGAGCGCCGAAAATCGGGAGGCATTGCTGTTCGATTATCTTGACGAACTTATCTACGAACGCGATGTTCGGGCCGTCCTCCCGGTGGAAAACGAGGCGAGCGTCCACGACGCCAACGGCGAGTGGACGCTCGCGGGAAGCGCGCGAGGTGTGCCCCTCTCTGGACTCGGGGCACGCGAAATCAAAGCCGTGACGTACTCCGAGATGGCAATCGAGGAAACGGCAGATGGATGGCGCGCCTACGTCGTTTTCGACGTGTAA
- a CDS encoding RtcB family protein: MNTYTAGDITLEQVREYVWEIPQEGDMGTPARVFASEELLEQIADDKTLEQLKNTTHLPGVQKYALCMPDGHQGYGFPVGGVAGIDAENGCISPGAVGYDINCGVRMMRTNLTYDDLHGKEEELVDALFANIPSGLGGGGVVEGDIDAVNDVLDRGMAWALDEGYATEADLAHCEDEGVRQESDPAAISQKAKDRGKNQLGSLGSGNHFLEVQRVTDVFREDVAEAYSLSEDQIVVLIHCGSRGLGHQVCNDYLRKIEKTHSGLLSKLPDKELAAAPAGSQLAEEYYQAMGAAINFAWVNRQLIMHRTRQVFSRVFGQSWEAMEMELLYDVAHNIAKKETHDVNGEEKELFVHRKGATRAFPAGHPEVPGAYIDVGQPIIIPGSMGAGSYVLCGGEESMNLSFGSTAHGAGRVMSRTQAKKDYWGGDVQDELEQEHIYVKAQSGATVAEEAPGVYKDVDEVVKVSDALGIGDKVVRTYPVCNIKG; the protein is encoded by the coding sequence ATGAACACGTACACCGCGGGAGACATCACGCTCGAACAGGTTCGAGAGTACGTCTGGGAAATCCCGCAAGAAGGGGACATGGGGACGCCAGCGCGGGTGTTCGCCAGCGAAGAGCTACTGGAACAAATCGCGGACGACAAGACGTTAGAACAGTTGAAAAACACGACCCACCTACCGGGCGTCCAGAAGTACGCCCTCTGCATGCCGGACGGCCATCAGGGGTACGGGTTCCCCGTCGGTGGGGTCGCCGGAATCGACGCCGAAAACGGCTGTATTTCGCCGGGCGCGGTCGGCTACGACATCAACTGCGGGGTTCGGATGATGCGGACGAACCTCACCTACGACGATTTGCACGGAAAAGAAGAGGAACTCGTGGACGCCCTCTTCGCCAACATCCCGTCGGGACTCGGCGGCGGCGGCGTCGTGGAAGGCGACATCGACGCCGTCAACGACGTTCTCGACCGGGGGATGGCGTGGGCGCTGGACGAAGGCTACGCGACGGAAGCTGATTTGGCTCACTGCGAGGATGAAGGAGTCCGACAGGAAAGCGACCCCGCTGCCATCTCACAGAAGGCGAAAGACCGCGGCAAAAACCAGTTGGGAAGCCTCGGCAGTGGCAACCACTTCCTCGAAGTCCAGCGCGTGACCGACGTGTTCCGCGAGGATGTCGCCGAGGCCTACAGCCTCTCGGAAGACCAAATCGTCGTCCTCATCCACTGTGGTAGTCGGGGATTGGGCCATCAGGTCTGTAACGACTACCTGCGGAAAATCGAGAAAACCCACTCGGGCCTGCTATCGAAACTCCCGGACAAGGAACTCGCCGCGGCCCCTGCGGGAAGCCAACTCGCAGAGGAGTACTATCAGGCGATGGGCGCGGCAATCAACTTCGCGTGGGTGAACCGCCAACTCATCATGCACCGAACGCGGCAGGTCTTTTCGCGCGTGTTCGGCCAGTCGTGGGAGGCCATGGAGATGGAACTGCTGTACGACGTGGCCCACAACATTGCGAAAAAGGAAACCCACGACGTGAACGGCGAGGAAAAAGAACTGTTCGTTCACCGAAAAGGTGCAACACGCGCATTCCCGGCAGGCCATCCCGAGGTGCCCGGCGCATACATCGACGTGGGGCAACCAATCATCATCCCCGGAAGCATGGGCGCGGGAAGCTACGTCCTCTGTGGCGGCGAGGAGTCCATGAACCTCAGTTTCGGTTCGACTGCCCATGGAGCAGGCCGGGTGATGAGTCGGACGCAGGCGAAAAAGGATTACTGGGGCGGCGACGTGCAGGACGAACTGGAACAAGAACACATCTACGTCAAAGCCCAAAGCGGCGCGACAGTCGCGGAGGAAGCGCCGGGCGTCTACAAGGACGTGGACGAGGTCGTGAAAGTATCCGACGCGCTCGGAATCGGCGACAAGGTGGTTCGGACGTATCCCGTCTGCAACATCAAGGGGTAG
- a CDS encoding translation initiation factor eIF-2B yields MIDETVEEIQEMQTHSSSTVAVKAARALEDLLSRDFETVEEFERALDHNSNALRRANPSHASLVTTQRAIVKMVTDAESESVEQSKDQMQQAIDSVVEQVVTAKRRAAENATPQFEDGMTVMTHDYSSTVLEAVENAVTKGSYLDVYVLEARPRYLGRKTARVLGEIDQVDVTLIIDSAAGHYLPKCDRVFTGMDCIVDGTLYNRVGTFPLVATANEVNVPVTTVGSSAKIVGEAFRFENDFRSASEVIREPAEGFSVENPAYDATPTNMLDSVVTDEGTWEY; encoded by the coding sequence ATGATAGACGAGACAGTCGAGGAGATACAGGAGATGCAAACGCACAGCTCCTCGACCGTCGCGGTCAAGGCTGCCCGCGCGTTAGAAGACCTCCTTAGCCGTGATTTCGAGACGGTCGAAGAGTTCGAGCGAGCGCTCGACCACAACAGCAACGCCCTCCGTCGTGCGAATCCCTCTCATGCATCGCTCGTCACGACACAGAGGGCAATCGTAAAGATGGTTACGGACGCAGAAAGCGAATCGGTCGAGCAGTCAAAAGACCAGATGCAACAGGCCATCGACAGCGTGGTCGAACAGGTCGTCACGGCAAAGCGTCGGGCCGCCGAAAACGCCACCCCGCAGTTCGAGGACGGGATGACCGTCATGACTCACGACTACTCCTCGACGGTGCTTGAGGCGGTCGAAAACGCCGTCACCAAGGGTTCCTATCTCGACGTGTACGTGCTGGAAGCCAGACCGCGCTACCTCGGACGCAAAACCGCCCGCGTCCTCGGCGAAATCGACCAAGTCGATGTGACGCTCATCATCGACAGCGCGGCGGGCCACTATCTGCCCAAGTGTGACCGCGTGTTCACCGGGATGGACTGTATCGTTGACGGAACCCTCTACAACCGCGTCGGGACGTTCCCGCTCGTCGCCACCGCGAACGAGGTGAACGTTCCCGTCACTACCGTCGGTTCCAGCGCGAAAATCGTCGGCGAGGCGTTCCGCTTCGAGAACGATTTCAGGTCGGCCAGCGAAGTCATTCGAGAACCGGCCGAAGGGTTTTCCGTGGAGAATCCTGCCTACGATGCAACTCCCACTAACATGCTCGATTCCGTCGTGACGGACGAGGGAACGTGGGAATACTGA
- a CDS encoding Gfo/Idh/MocA family protein, whose amino-acid sequence MSLKVGVLGYRFMGKAHANALARLPMFFPDAPDVERHVLVGRDEKALTEAADRLGFENTSTDWEEVVAEVDVFYNLGPNFVHAEPSIAALEAGTPVLSEKPLAANLSDAERMADAAESAGVPTATAFNYRFVPAIRYAKQLIEDSELGEIHQFRGTYLQDWLVDPEAPWSWRNDAELAGSGALGDLGAHTIDLAQFLVGDVERVSGHLRTFVGERPVEGEDETKPVTVDDAYSAQAELEGGVMGTFEASRFATGHKNDHTIEVHGSEGSLKFSLERLNELELLRDDNRGYETILVTDESDPYIDHWWPPGHVIGWEHTFVHENYEFLSAVDSEEEYHPNFADGLKVQKVLNTIERSDENGEWVNVE is encoded by the coding sequence ATGAGTCTCAAAGTCGGAGTGTTAGGCTACCGATTCATGGGGAAAGCCCACGCGAACGCCCTCGCCCGCCTACCGATGTTCTTCCCGGACGCGCCGGACGTAGAGCGCCACGTTCTCGTCGGGAGAGACGAAAAAGCACTGACGGAGGCCGCAGACCGCCTCGGATTCGAAAACACCAGCACGGACTGGGAGGAAGTCGTAGCCGAGGTGGACGTGTTCTACAACCTTGGGCCAAATTTCGTCCACGCAGAACCCTCCATCGCCGCGCTGGAAGCAGGCACCCCGGTTCTCTCGGAAAAACCACTGGCCGCAAACCTCTCAGACGCGGAGCGAATGGCCGACGCGGCGGAATCGGCGGGGGTACCGACCGCGACTGCGTTCAACTATCGGTTCGTTCCGGCGATTCGGTACGCTAAGCAACTCATCGAGGACAGCGAACTCGGCGAGATTCACCAGTTCCGAGGAACGTACTTGCAGGACTGGCTGGTTGACCCCGAAGCTCCGTGGTCGTGGCGCAACGACGCGGAGTTGGCGGGCAGTGGCGCGCTCGGCGACCTCGGCGCGCACACCATCGACCTCGCGCAGTTCCTCGTGGGCGACGTAGAGCGCGTGTCGGGTCACCTCCGAACCTTCGTGGGCGAGCGCCCGGTAGAAGGAGAAGACGAAACTAAACCAGTCACGGTGGACGACGCCTACTCCGCGCAGGCTGAACTGGAAGGCGGCGTAATGGGAACGTTCGAAGCTTCCCGGTTCGCCACGGGACACAAAAACGACCACACAATCGAGGTTCACGGCTCGGAAGGAAGCCTGAAGTTCTCGCTCGAACGCCTCAATGAACTGGAACTCCTGCGGGACGACAACCGGGGCTATGAGACAATTCTCGTCACCGACGAATCCGACCCCTACATCGACCACTGGTGGCCGCCGGGCCACGTCATCGGGTGGGAACACACCTTCGTCCACGAGAATTACGAGTTCCTCTCCGCAGTCGATTCGGAGGAGGAATATCATCCGAACTTCGCGGACGGGCTAAAAGTGCAGAAGGTGTTGAATACGATTGAGAGAAGTGATGAAAACGGCGAGTGGGTGAACGTCGAGTAG
- a CDS encoding NUDIX hydrolase: MFENHIRVSARGLVWRDDELLVARDEKPGEDKPFYYPVGGAVEFGEYSEDALRREFKEELGVSLTNVTYRETYEGLFTFDGNPAHELWRVYEANIVESWPYEQDEFSGYEAEFDEEIECFWKSPTEFSEGKETFYPEQILPDL; this comes from the coding sequence ATGTTCGAAAATCACATTCGCGTCTCGGCCCGAGGACTCGTCTGGCGGGACGACGAACTACTCGTCGCTCGGGACGAGAAACCGGGAGAGGACAAGCCATTTTACTACCCTGTCGGCGGCGCGGTCGAGTTCGGGGAATACAGTGAGGACGCCCTTCGCAGGGAGTTCAAGGAGGAATTGGGCGTCTCACTCACGAACGTCACCTACCGCGAAACCTACGAAGGACTGTTCACGTTCGACGGCAATCCCGCGCACGAACTTTGGCGCGTCTACGAAGCGAACATCGTGGAATCGTGGCCCTACGAGCAAGACGAGTTTTCCGGCTACGAAGCCGAGTTCGACGAAGAAATCGAGTGCTTCTGGAAATCCCCGACCGAGTTTTCGGAGGGGAAAGAGACGTTCTATCCCGAACAGATTCTCCCAGATTTGTAG